The Thermodesulfatator atlanticus DSM 21156 genome contains a region encoding:
- the prxU gene encoding thioredoxin-dependent peroxiredoxin (Most members of this family contain a selenocysteine.), which translates to MCVRPGMQAPEFQAQAYVKGEIKEVKLEDYKEKWLILCFYPADFTFVUPTEISSIAVRYPDLQKLGAEVLALSVDTVFTHKVWDETELSKMVEGGVPFPLVWDKGAKIGQLYGVYDPNLGLNLRGRFIIDPDGIVQAVEVLNAPVGRNISELIRQIEAFKYVREHAGEACPAGWTPGKPTLKPSPELAGKVWEIWKPETLDN; encoded by the coding sequence ATGTGTGTACGTCCGGGAATGCAGGCGCCTGAGTTTCAGGCCCAGGCTTATGTCAAGGGAGAAATCAAAGAGGTAAAACTTGAAGACTACAAAGAGAAGTGGCTTATTCTGTGTTTTTATCCGGCGGACTTTACTTTTGTTTGACCTACTGAGATCTCTTCGATAGCGGTCCGCTATCCAGACCTCCAGAAGCTCGGTGCGGAAGTCTTGGCGTTAAGTGTTGATACAGTTTTTACCCATAAGGTCTGGGATGAAACTGAACTTTCCAAAATGGTAGAAGGTGGAGTGCCTTTTCCTCTGGTATGGGACAAAGGCGCCAAAATTGGTCAGCTTTACGGAGTTTATGATCCTAACTTAGGTCTTAATTTGCGTGGCCGTTTTATTATTGATCCAGACGGTATTGTCCAGGCGGTAGAAGTACTTAACGCGCCTGTTGGTCGTAACATCAGTGAGCTTATCAGGCAGATAGAGGCCTTCAAATATGTGCGCGAGCATGCTGGTGAGGCCTGTCCAGCTGGTTGGACTCCAGGCAAACCAACTCTGAAACCCTCTCCTGAGCTTGCTGGTAAGGTCTGGGAAATTTGGAAACCAGAAACTCTTGATAACTAA
- the rd gene encoding rubredoxin, which produces MQKYQCSVCGYIYDPKEGDPMRGIEPGTAFEDLPDDWTCPVCGAPKSAFNPTD; this is translated from the coding sequence ATGCAAAAGTATCAATGTTCAGTTTGTGGTTACATCTATGATCCCAAAGAAGGTGACCCTATGCGGGGGATTGAGCCAGGGACGGCGTTTGAGGATCTACCTGATGACTGGACTTGCCCGGTTTGTGGTGCTCCTAAATCTGCGTTTAATCCTACAGACTAA
- a CDS encoding multiheme c-type cytochrome, which produces MRKILLSILGLLLLAGTGLAAEQGSFKYKDFKKPTKCGACHREIYQEWKDSLMAQSFTHEWDQVEYFKLALPHALKEPKVAGVKGGCIACHAPLAFLAGDIPPKEASAGTRANEGVSCEICHNITGTTEKEPYNFSYTIEPGKVKQGPRADAKPVSHKVAQSDFIRSAEFCATCHDEASPYGAWVKETYREWKAGPYAKEGVVCQDCHMHRAPGKAATMGPKRADIAHHVFQGSHAETKLAGAVDIALYANRTKVRPGDRVNLRAVLFNGKVGHMIPSGSSEERMLWLEVWVIDANGKSWHIPVQPKGFKGEEYTIADPKAYAYQAIGEIMEIPNFKGLKRDGNVPAGARIFRKPFFDPKGRMTICQWYTAKNDLVDYRIGPRETKIENYVFTVPKDAKGPLTIKANLFYSQIPSSIGEFFKLPEFEYKPLLVNSAEITIDLE; this is translated from the coding sequence ATGAGAAAGATATTGTTAAGTATTTTAGGTTTATTATTGTTAGCTGGTACAGGTTTAGCCGCGGAACAAGGTTCTTTTAAGTACAAGGATTTTAAAAAGCCCACCAAATGTGGGGCCTGCCACCGCGAGATCTATCAGGAATGGAAAGATTCTCTCATGGCACAATCTTTTACTCATGAGTGGGACCAGGTTGAATATTTTAAACTAGCCCTTCCCCATGCCCTCAAAGAACCCAAAGTAGCCGGGGTAAAAGGCGGTTGCATTGCCTGCCATGCTCCTCTTGCGTTTCTTGCCGGAGATATTCCTCCCAAAGAAGCTTCAGCTGGTACCAGAGCTAACGAAGGGGTATCCTGTGAGATCTGCCATAACATTACCGGTACAACCGAAAAAGAACCTTACAATTTCAGCTATACCATCGAACCTGGTAAGGTTAAGCAGGGTCCTCGTGCTGATGCTAAACCTGTCAGCCACAAAGTAGCCCAGTCTGATTTCATCAGGTCTGCGGAGTTTTGTGCTACCTGTCATGACGAAGCAAGCCCCTATGGCGCCTGGGTTAAGGAAACCTATCGTGAATGGAAAGCTGGCCCCTATGCCAAGGAAGGCGTGGTTTGTCAGGATTGCCACATGCATCGCGCTCCAGGAAAAGCAGCTACCATGGGTCCCAAACGTGCAGATATTGCTCATCACGTATTTCAGGGTTCACACGCTGAAACCAAGTTAGCCGGGGCTGTTGACATTGCGCTATATGCAAACCGCACCAAAGTGCGTCCAGGGGATAGGGTAAATCTTCGTGCAGTGCTTTTTAACGGAAAAGTTGGGCACATGATTCCTTCTGGCTCCTCTGAAGAACGCATGCTCTGGCTTGAAGTGTGGGTTATTGACGCCAACGGCAAGAGCTGGCATATCCCCGTGCAGCCCAAAGGGTTTAAGGGTGAGGAATACACCATAGCTGATCCCAAGGCTTATGCCTACCAGGCTATTGGCGAAATCATGGAAATTCCCAACTTTAAGGGCCTCAAACGGGATGGAAACGTTCCCGCAGGGGCTAGGATTTTCCGTAAACCATTCTTTGATCCCAAAGGTCGTATGACCATTTGCCAGTGGTACACCGCCAAAAACGACTTAGTGGACTATCGCATTGGCCCACGTGAGACCAAGATCGAAAACTACGTGTTCACCGTGCCTAAAGATGCTAAAGGTCCGCTAACCATTAAAGCCAATCTTTTCTATTCCCAGATTCCAAGTTCCATTGGCGAGTTCTTCAAGCTTCCTGAGTTCGAGTATAAGCCTCTTTTAGTAAACTCTGCCGAAATAACCATTGACCTTGAATAA
- a CDS encoding multiheme c-type cytochrome: MIPTAQAKISEATETCLSCHESVTPGIVEDWRKSVHANVLPGEVLAKKYNVKVPKKFANVVVGCAECHTMNPKAHKDTFEHNGFQVHVIVTPKNCATCHPAEVAQYQKNKMAHAYNNLLGNPVYHGLVEASLGPQSFKDGALVYEKTDPKTKADACLHCHGTKIQVKGFATRDTEFGEMKFPVFEGWPNNGVGRLNPDGSKGSCTSCHPKHSFSMEIARKPYTCSECHKGHDVPGYKVYMVSKHGNIFSSKGHTWNFKPDNWTVGKDFTAPTCATCHISKLVDQDGNVIVERTHQMNDRLAWRIFGLVYAHPQPKDPDTTKIKNKAGLPLPTELTGEPVAEFVIDKKEMAKRRAKMKKVCLSCHSTEWVEGHFAKLDKTIETTNKQTLAATLILLEAWNKGVAKGLPSSIFDEAIEKMWVEQWLFYANSTRYASAMAGADYGAFANGRWYLNKNLQQMADWLKFLLETKKTK, encoded by the coding sequence TTGATTCCAACTGCTCAGGCAAAGATAAGTGAGGCTACCGAGACTTGTCTTTCCTGCCACGAATCTGTCACCCCTGGGATTGTAGAAGACTGGCGTAAGAGTGTTCATGCGAATGTCTTGCCCGGAGAAGTTCTTGCTAAAAAGTACAATGTTAAGGTTCCCAAGAAGTTTGCAAATGTAGTGGTGGGCTGTGCTGAGTGTCATACAATGAATCCCAAAGCACATAAAGACACCTTTGAACACAACGGGTTTCAGGTCCATGTAATTGTTACTCCTAAAAACTGTGCAACTTGCCATCCGGCAGAAGTTGCCCAGTATCAAAAGAACAAAATGGCCCACGCATACAACAATCTGCTCGGAAATCCAGTTTATCACGGACTGGTAGAGGCATCTTTAGGGCCTCAAAGCTTTAAAGACGGTGCCTTGGTTTACGAAAAAACAGACCCTAAAACCAAAGCTGATGCCTGTTTGCACTGCCATGGAACGAAGATCCAGGTAAAAGGCTTTGCTACTCGTGATACCGAGTTTGGCGAAATGAAATTTCCTGTATTTGAAGGCTGGCCCAATAACGGAGTAGGACGTTTGAACCCTGATGGCTCTAAAGGTTCCTGTACTTCTTGTCACCCCAAGCACAGTTTTTCTATGGAAATTGCGCGCAAGCCTTACACCTGTTCTGAGTGTCACAAAGGCCATGATGTCCCCGGTTACAAGGTTTATATGGTTAGCAAACACGGAAACATCTTTTCTTCCAAGGGTCATACCTGGAACTTTAAGCCTGACAATTGGACCGTAGGTAAAGATTTTACCGCGCCTACCTGTGCCACCTGTCACATAAGCAAGCTTGTTGATCAGGATGGCAACGTCATCGTAGAACGTACCCATCAGATGAATGACCGTTTGGCCTGGCGTATTTTCGGCTTGGTGTATGCTCACCCACAGCCCAAGGATCCCGACACCACCAAAATAAAGAACAAGGCAGGACTTCCCTTGCCCACAGAGCTGACAGGAGAGCCGGTAGCTGAGTTTGTAATTGACAAGAAAGAAATGGCCAAGCGTCGTGCTAAGATGAAAAAAGTCTGCTTGTCTTGTCATTCAACCGAATGGGTGGAAGGCCATTTTGCCAAGCTTGACAAGACCATTGAGACCACCAACAAACAAACTTTGGCAGCTACTTTGATTTTGCTTGAGGCTTGGAATAAAGGCGTAGCCAAGGGACTCCCCTCAAGCATTTTTGACGAAGCCATTGAAAAAATGTGGGTTGAACAGTGGCTCTTTTACGCTAACTCCACCCGTTATGCCTCTGCCATGGCTGGTGCTGATTACGGAGCCTTTGCCAATGGTAGGTGGTATCTCAACAAGAATTTGCAACAAATGGCTGACTGGCTGAAGTTTCTCCTTGAGACCAAAAAGACCAAGTAA
- a CDS encoding biotin/lipoyl-containing protein, with protein MWNIIKPGMSPKEIVKTLRELDGVMFTSTGMRDAGQSDYKNRHRIYDLATLAPYYEEMGLFSAECHGGARWHVGIMNRREDPFEEIRILREKMPSVLLQTLIRETNLWGYRPYPKNVIEYVVARVDIDVWRCFSFLNDIRNMRSVAEIVMKRGRLFEPAISFTQAEWTTDEYYLSVVEEIVDLCGGTDEIVLCIKDMAGVGSPKRISQLIDAIKQKYPDLVVHYHRHTTDGLALPAYLAAAQAGAKIIDVQEDSLTRFYGQPPILAAQAYLEEAGIKVHLNREAAEKAVQKVREWINQYAWAESPFKGFDHNVTKHKMPGGAFPSSFEQAEKGGFLHLMPQILKVMSLYNRIIKYFDVTPGSQITWVTCSGMVNKYAKERGLKGVEHLIKLLTKFVEEANQDLEKMEPWEKEELLQLFRNAPGDFKNLILGKYGRLPQGWPPDWVYQSAFGDEWEEKIKERTDKSPLETVKPDDLDKLRNELEEKIGRKPSEEEFILYLMHPKDAVDYIKFREEYGLAPLVLPTNVWREGLKKPGDKVEFELDGKPYAIELVSIGAEHEGLIHVVMKVNNKTRVYTVETPRAKKKEIKKATGPNQIGAPISGNVWRIGNPERGIIKVGDIVHKGEEIANIEAMKMENAVVAPFDAQIVAIHVKVNDTVEEGQLLFELKPLEE; from the coding sequence ATGTGGAACATCATTAAACCTGGAATGTCTCCTAAAGAGATAGTAAAAACCCTGCGGGAATTAGATGGTGTTATGTTCACCTCTACCGGCATGCGTGATGCCGGCCAATCAGATTACAAAAATCGTCACCGTATTTATGACTTAGCAACTCTTGCTCCTTACTACGAAGAAATGGGGCTTTTTAGTGCTGAGTGCCACGGCGGCGCCCGCTGGCACGTAGGCATTATGAACCGCCGCGAAGACCCCTTTGAGGAAATCCGCATACTTCGCGAAAAAATGCCTTCGGTGTTACTCCAAACCTTGATCCGTGAGACCAACCTCTGGGGTTATCGCCCGTATCCCAAAAACGTTATCGAGTACGTGGTTGCCCGGGTGGATATTGATGTCTGGCGCTGTTTCTCATTTTTAAACGATATTCGTAACATGCGTTCAGTAGCCGAAATAGTCATGAAACGCGGGCGCTTGTTCGAGCCTGCGATTTCTTTCACCCAGGCAGAGTGGACCACGGACGAATACTATCTTTCAGTGGTTGAAGAAATCGTTGATCTCTGCGGCGGGACAGACGAAATCGTCCTTTGTATCAAAGACATGGCAGGAGTTGGGAGCCCCAAACGCATCTCCCAATTGATTGACGCCATAAAACAAAAATACCCGGATCTGGTAGTTCATTACCACCGCCATACCACCGATGGTCTGGCGCTTCCTGCCTACCTGGCTGCGGCGCAGGCAGGAGCCAAGATCATCGATGTGCAGGAAGACTCTCTCACCCGCTTTTACGGCCAACCCCCTATTCTCGCTGCCCAAGCCTATCTTGAGGAAGCCGGGATAAAGGTTCACCTTAACCGCGAAGCCGCTGAAAAAGCCGTACAAAAAGTGCGGGAGTGGATTAACCAGTACGCCTGGGCAGAAAGCCCGTTTAAAGGTTTTGACCACAACGTTACCAAGCATAAAATGCCCGGCGGAGCCTTTCCAAGCTCCTTTGAACAGGCAGAAAAGGGCGGATTCTTACACCTCATGCCTCAAATCCTTAAGGTAATGTCTCTTTATAACCGCATCATTAAGTACTTCGACGTAACTCCGGGCTCTCAGATCACCTGGGTTACCTGCTCGGGAATGGTAAACAAATACGCCAAAGAAAGGGGCTTAAAAGGTGTTGAACATCTGATAAAGCTTCTCACTAAGTTTGTTGAAGAGGCGAACCAAGACCTTGAAAAAATGGAACCCTGGGAGAAAGAAGAACTCCTTCAACTTTTCCGCAACGCCCCAGGGGACTTCAAAAACCTCATCTTAGGAAAATACGGACGTCTGCCCCAGGGATGGCCGCCTGACTGGGTTTATCAGAGCGCTTTTGGCGATGAATGGGAAGAAAAGATTAAAGAACGCACGGATAAATCTCCCCTTGAAACAGTAAAGCCTGACGATTTAGACAAGCTGCGCAATGAGCTTGAAGAAAAAATCGGCCGCAAACCCAGTGAAGAAGAATTTATCCTCTACCTTATGCATCCCAAGGATGCCGTGGATTACATCAAGTTCCGCGAGGAATATGGACTGGCGCCTCTTGTACTTCCCACCAACGTTTGGCGTGAAGGCCTTAAAAAACCTGGCGACAAAGTGGAATTTGAGCTTGACGGCAAGCCCTATGCCATCGAGCTAGTGTCCATTGGTGCCGAGCACGAAGGCCTTATCCATGTGGTAATGAAAGTAAACAACAAAACCAGGGTCTATACCGTTGAGACCCCGCGGGCCAAAAAGAAAGAAATCAAAAAAGCTACCGGGCCAAATCAAATAGGCGCACCCATAAGCGGCAATGTCTGGCGCATTGGAAACCCTGAACGCGGGATCATTAAAGTTGGCGATATCGTGCACAAAGGCGAGGAGATTGCGAACATTGAAGCCATGAAAATGGAAAACGCGGTTGTGGCACCCTTTGACGCTCAAATCGTTGCCATTCACGTAAAAGTAAATGACACAGTAGAGGAAGGCCAGCTTCTGTTCGAGTTAAAACCGCTCGAAGAATAA
- a CDS encoding acetyl-CoA carboxylase biotin carboxylase subunit, whose translation MPKKISHVLIANRGVPAVRIMDTCRDRRIKTTAVYSTPDRLAYHVRLADQAVCIGEGPPLESYLNMEKIIAAALKVGADAIHPGWGFLAENADFAEMVEDAGLTWIGPPPQVIRAMGDKVEAKKYARRANVPTIPGIDNVKTLDDVKRWIKEENVEYPIMLKAAKGGGGKGMVKVESEDELPIAFNQAKSEALKAFGDDTLLAEKYIRRGRHIEVQVVADQHGKVLHLYERECTLQRRNQKIIEEAPSPTLDEDLREEICFTAVRLMREIGYASAGTVEFIFDSSTNKFYFLEVNTRLQVEHGITELITGLDIVSLMLDIAEGKKLPIRQSEVKVNRWALEARLNAEDPVTFNPSFGTITRLQLPQGPAVRISQGIYEGADIPPYYDSLIMLIMTAGQNREAAIMTMDRALGRDLRVEGVKTIAPLLLAIIRHPSFRAGHFSTTFIEEHMDELVAMFREKSTEDEILKIAKFVARVSALGPQSWM comes from the coding sequence ATGCCTAAGAAAATTTCGCACGTGCTTATTGCCAACAGGGGCGTCCCTGCCGTGCGTATTATGGATACTTGCAGGGACAGGCGCATCAAAACAACCGCTGTTTACAGCACCCCAGATCGCCTGGCTTATCATGTCCGCTTAGCAGATCAAGCTGTTTGCATTGGCGAAGGCCCACCCCTTGAATCTTATCTCAATATGGAAAAGATCATCGCTGCTGCACTTAAAGTTGGTGCTGATGCAATCCACCCGGGCTGGGGGTTTCTGGCAGAAAACGCAGACTTTGCAGAAATGGTCGAAGACGCAGGCCTTACCTGGATCGGTCCACCACCTCAAGTAATAAGGGCTATGGGAGATAAAGTAGAAGCCAAAAAATACGCCAGGCGTGCAAACGTGCCCACCATCCCGGGCATAGACAACGTTAAAACCCTTGACGATGTAAAACGCTGGATAAAAGAAGAAAACGTTGAATATCCTATCATGTTAAAGGCTGCCAAAGGCGGTGGCGGAAAAGGGATGGTAAAAGTTGAATCCGAAGATGAGCTCCCCATAGCTTTTAACCAGGCCAAGTCTGAAGCCTTAAAAGCCTTTGGCGATGATACCTTGCTGGCAGAAAAATATATCCGCAGAGGCCGCCATATAGAAGTCCAGGTGGTAGCCGACCAGCACGGCAAAGTCCTTCATCTTTACGAACGAGAATGTACTCTTCAGCGTCGTAACCAGAAAATTATCGAAGAAGCACCTTCTCCCACGCTAGATGAGGATCTGCGAGAAGAAATCTGTTTCACCGCGGTGCGCCTTATGCGCGAAATAGGTTACGCTTCTGCAGGCACAGTAGAATTTATCTTTGATTCCTCCACCAATAAATTCTATTTCCTCGAAGTAAATACCCGCTTACAGGTTGAACATGGTATCACCGAGCTTATCACCGGACTTGATATTGTCTCATTAATGTTAGATATCGCAGAAGGCAAAAAGCTTCCTATTAGACAGTCAGAAGTAAAAGTCAACCGCTGGGCCTTAGAAGCTCGACTAAATGCCGAAGACCCGGTTACCTTTAATCCTTCTTTTGGCACTATTACTAGACTTCAACTCCCTCAAGGCCCGGCAGTTCGTATATCTCAAGGAATTTATGAAGGGGCAGACATTCCGCCTTATTACGATTCACTTATCATGCTTATCATGACTGCAGGGCAAAACCGCGAAGCCGCCATTATGACCATGGACCGCGCCCTTGGTCGAGACTTACGCGTGGAAGGCGTAAAAACCATCGCACCGCTTCTGCTGGCAATCATCAGGCACCCGTCCTTTCGGGCAGGACATTTTTCCACCACTTTTATCGAAGAACACATGGACGAATTAGTCGCCATGTTTCGTGAAAAAAGCACCGAAGACGAAATTCTTAAAATTGCCAAATTCGTGGCCAGGGTTTCTGCCTTAGGCCCACAATCCTGGATGTAA
- a CDS encoding histidinol phosphate phosphatase domain-containing protein, with protein sequence MFDFHCHSIFSDGELIPAELLRRVSVLGYEAVAITDHADQSNIELILPRIITAARALNQMSKAKLIPGIEITHVPPGQIAELVMRARVLGAQIVVVHGETLVEPVEPGTNLAAIKAGADILAHPGLISEEEVRLAAEKGVFLELSGRKGHCLANGHVAALARRFGAPLIINSDAHAPGDFMTEKFARQVGRGAGLSTTEVNNLYRQVRERFLK encoded by the coding sequence ATGTTTGATTTTCATTGTCACTCAATATTTAGCGATGGAGAATTAATCCCTGCGGAGTTGCTACGCAGGGTTAGTGTTTTAGGCTATGAGGCCGTTGCCATTACTGACCATGCAGACCAATCAAACATCGAACTCATTTTGCCGCGCATTATCACAGCGGCCCGCGCACTTAACCAAATGTCAAAGGCCAAGCTTATCCCCGGCATTGAGATTACTCATGTACCTCCTGGGCAAATTGCCGAACTGGTAATGAGGGCTCGGGTGCTTGGGGCGCAAATAGTCGTGGTTCATGGAGAAACGCTGGTTGAACCAGTAGAACCAGGTACAAACCTGGCTGCGATAAAGGCTGGTGCGGACATCCTTGCGCATCCAGGGCTTATTAGTGAAGAAGAAGTCCGCCTGGCTGCTGAAAAAGGCGTTTTTCTGGAACTCTCTGGGCGCAAAGGCCATTGCCTTGCTAATGGGCATGTGGCAGCTCTTGCTAGACGTTTCGGTGCTCCCCTTATTATAAATTCCGATGCCCATGCGCCAGGAGACTTCATGACCGAAAAATTCGCCCGCCAGGTCGGCCGCGGTGCCGGGCTTTCTACCACAGAAGTAAACAATCTCTACCGCCAGGTAAGAGAACGCTTCTTAAAGTAA
- a CDS encoding bifunctional nuclease family protein: MKVKMKVQAIALDPVSNSPVMLLKEEEGERTLPIWIGLLEATAIATRLENIQFSRPMTHDLLINILEHLGIKIPRIEVCDLRDNTYYALITLDIDGREVQIDARPSDAVAIALRTDAEIWVHEQVFEKSQALEEAAKTEAQQETAEQDQDKDKLKELLEKLDPSAISKYKM, from the coding sequence ATGAAAGTTAAAATGAAGGTCCAGGCCATTGCTCTGGATCCGGTATCGAACAGTCCGGTGATGCTTTTAAAGGAAGAAGAAGGCGAACGCACCCTTCCTATCTGGATAGGACTTCTTGAAGCCACGGCTATCGCTACTCGTCTTGAAAATATCCAGTTCTCTAGGCCAATGACGCACGATCTTTTAATCAATATTCTGGAACACTTGGGGATCAAGATCCCGCGCATAGAAGTCTGCGATCTGCGTGACAATACTTACTACGCCTTGATTACCCTTGATATTGACGGCCGGGAAGTACAAATAGATGCAAGACCTAGCGATGCGGTAGCTATTGCCCTGCGCACGGATGCCGAAATCTGGGTTCACGAGCAAGTTTTTGAAAAGAGCCAGGCCCTTGAAGAGGCTGCCAAGACCGAAGCCCAACAGGAGACTGCCGAACAGGATCAAGATAAAGACAAACTCAAAGAACTCCTGGAAAAACTTGATCCCAGTGCTATTAGCAAGTACAAAATGTAG
- the miaB gene encoding tRNA (N6-isopentenyl adenosine(37)-C2)-methylthiotransferase MiaB, producing MKKVFIRTFGCQMNEYDSERMYALIKDEYILCAEPKEADLILINTCSVRKKAEEKVYGLVGRLKHLKKARPEVIIGVCGCVAQQEGDKIIKRLPHVDMVLGPQAVYRLKEALDSVRQGKGPVVDVELRKEFRQPLIFPSLNGTAPVKAFVTIMQGCDNFCSYCVVPYTRGREISRPPEEILAEVECLVRQGVREVMLLGQNVNSYGRKEKNFPTFAELLREVAKIPGLWRVRFTTSHPKDLTLDLMRAIAEIPEVCEHLHLPVQAGSNRVLKAMNRGYTREEYLEKVKRLREFCPEITLTTDIIVGFPGETEEDFEETLSLLETVRFAEIFSFKYSDRPFARATQFENKVPEEEKARRLKKVHELQEKITREINESFIGKEVEVLVEGKSASSQEMWAGRTRSHHVVNFKGPENLKGKLVRVFIEDCGRHSLRGKFVRDLCKNAEISVASTNTGDPFLFFGTKNENES from the coding sequence ATGAAAAAGGTCTTTATCAGAACTTTCGGTTGCCAGATGAACGAATACGACTCTGAGCGCATGTATGCGCTTATTAAGGATGAATACATCCTTTGTGCCGAACCCAAAGAAGCAGACCTTATCCTGATAAACACTTGTTCTGTGCGCAAAAAAGCTGAAGAAAAGGTATATGGCTTAGTTGGCCGCCTGAAGCATCTTAAGAAGGCGCGCCCTGAAGTAATAATTGGAGTTTGCGGCTGTGTTGCCCAGCAAGAAGGTGACAAAATCATAAAAAGGCTCCCCCACGTGGACATGGTCCTTGGACCGCAGGCCGTGTATCGCCTAAAAGAGGCCCTGGATTCTGTGCGCCAAGGCAAAGGTCCGGTGGTGGATGTTGAATTACGCAAAGAGTTTCGTCAGCCCCTTATCTTTCCCTCTCTAAACGGCACCGCCCCGGTAAAGGCCTTTGTAACCATTATGCAGGGATGTGACAATTTCTGCTCTTATTGTGTGGTGCCTTATACCCGTGGACGAGAGATTAGCAGGCCACCTGAGGAAATTCTTGCCGAGGTAGAATGCCTGGTGCGCCAGGGTGTGCGCGAAGTAATGCTCCTTGGCCAGAATGTTAACTCTTACGGACGCAAAGAAAAGAACTTCCCTACCTTTGCAGAACTTTTGCGAGAGGTAGCCAAAATTCCGGGGCTTTGGCGGGTGCGCTTTACCACCAGCCATCCTAAAGATTTGACCCTTGACCTCATGCGCGCCATCGCAGAGATTCCGGAAGTCTGCGAACATTTGCATTTGCCGGTTCAGGCAGGCTCAAACCGTGTCTTAAAAGCCATGAACCGGGGTTATACCCGTGAGGAATACCTTGAAAAGGTCAAACGCTTGCGTGAGTTTTGCCCTGAAATCACCTTAACCACGGACATTATCGTAGGATTTCCCGGAGAAACCGAAGAAGACTTTGAAGAGACTTTGAGCCTTCTTGAGACCGTGCGTTTTGCAGAAATATTCTCCTTCAAGTATTCTGATCGCCCCTTTGCCCGGGCAACACAATTTGAAAACAAAGTCCCTGAAGAAGAAAAGGCACGGCGCCTTAAAAAAGTCCACGAGCTTCAAGAAAAGATTACCCGCGAGATAAACGAATCTTTTATTGGAAAAGAGGTAGAAGTATTGGTAGAAGGAAAAAGTGCAAGCAGCCAGGAGATGTGGGCTGGCAGAACCCGCAGCCATCATGTGGTAAACTTTAAGGGGCCGGAAAATTTGAAAGGAAAGCTTGTCCGTGTTTTTATTGAAGATTGTGGAAGACATTCATTACGCGGTAAATTTGTTAGAGACCTTTGCAAAAATGCCGAGATCAGTGTTGCAAGCACAAACACAGGGGATCCGTTCCTATTTTTCGGAACGAAAAATGAGAACGAATCCTAA
- a CDS encoding hemolysin family protein, translating to MPEEKTSIFKAFKEIFAKSREEEDKEFTEEITELIDEGEEKGLITPEEGEMIINILQVRNIPVREVMVPRKDIVALEVGMDFKQLVAEVTKNPHTRYPVYQKDLDHIRGVVHIKDLFRFCGSAEAFSLRSLCREAYIVPENIKVRDLLSEFRKRREQFAIVIDESGVVSGLVTLRDIFLEIMGDEAPVFPKDAAGWYILEGTVRIDDVEKALQVEIPRGPYETISGFIIEKAGRLPEEGERFRFDDLELEILAADERRIKKIRARKVKA from the coding sequence TTGCCAGAAGAAAAAACATCTATTTTCAAAGCGTTTAAAGAAATTTTTGCCAAGTCACGGGAAGAAGAAGACAAAGAATTCACCGAAGAGATTACCGAACTCATAGACGAGGGCGAGGAAAAGGGCCTGATTACCCCCGAAGAAGGGGAGATGATTATCAACATCCTTCAAGTACGCAATATTCCTGTGAGAGAAGTAATGGTTCCCCGCAAAGACATCGTAGCCCTTGAAGTAGGCATGGATTTTAAACAACTTGTGGCAGAGGTGACCAAAAATCCCCATACGCGGTACCCGGTTTATCAGAAAGACCTTGATCACATCCGCGGAGTGGTGCACATAAAAGACCTTTTCCGTTTTTGCGGAAGCGCTGAGGCCTTTTCTCTGAGAAGCCTTTGTCGTGAAGCGTACATCGTACCGGAGAACATAAAGGTGAGAGACCTTCTCTCTGAGTTCCGCAAAAGGCGTGAACAATTTGCCATAGTGATTGACGAAAGTGGTGTAGTAAGTGGCCTGGTAACCCTGCGAGACATTTTTTTAGAAATCATGGGCGATGAGGCCCCGGTTTTTCCCAAAGATGCCGCAGGCTGGTACATCCTTGAGGGAACCGTGCGCATTGACGACGTAGAGAAGGCTTTACAGGTTGAGATTCCACGTGGGCCTTACGAAACCATCTCAGGATTTATCATAGAAAAAGCAGGGCGCTTGCCAGAAGAAGGCGAGCGTTTTCGCTTTGATGATCTGGAGCTAGAGATACTTGCTGCCGATGAACGCCGAATCAAAAAAATCAGGGCAAGAAAGGTAAAAGCTTAA